The following proteins come from a genomic window of Proteiniphilum propionicum:
- a CDS encoding putative quinol monooxygenase, which produces MNKPVILFSTILCILFTSLAVIQAQENEEQYAIIAEYTFDEKNVDSAIDLLLELQALTLENEEGCIIYDVLLSEEDRRKIFVYECYENEAAFKIHTNSIYFKTIVSAKLTPLVKDSKKTKVIPLNNSGNIGNEEM; this is translated from the coding sequence ATGAATAAGCCGGTTATACTTTTCAGCACGATATTGTGCATTCTCTTTACCTCCCTGGCTGTAATTCAGGCACAGGAAAACGAAGAGCAATATGCTATCATCGCAGAGTACACCTTTGATGAGAAAAATGTTGATTCAGCCATTGATCTTTTGCTTGAATTACAGGCTTTAACACTTGAAAATGAAGAGGGGTGTATTATTTACGATGTCCTTTTGAGCGAAGAAGACAGAAGGAAGATCTTTGTTTACGAATGTTATGAAAACGAAGCAGCATTTAAGATACATACTAACAGCATATACTTCAAGACTATCGTATCAGCAAAATTAACCCCTCTTGTAAAAGACAGTAAAAAGACAAAGGTAATACCACTCAACAATTCAGGCAATATAGGCAACGAGGAGATGTAA
- a CDS encoding DUF2795 domain-containing protein, which translates to MYWTLELASKLEDAPWPATKDELIDYAQRSGAPLEVIENLQEIEEDGEIFESIEDIWPDYPSKEDFFFNEDEY; encoded by the coding sequence ATGTATTGGACATTAGAATTAGCATCAAAATTAGAGGATGCTCCTTGGCCCGCTACAAAGGATGAATTAATTGATTATGCTCAACGATCGGGCGCACCACTTGAAGTTATCGAAAATCTACAGGAGATTGAAGAAGATGGTGAGATATTTGAGTCGATAGAGGATATTTGGCCGGATTATCCCAGCAAGGAAGATTTCTTTTTCAATGAAGACGAATATTAA
- a CDS encoding O-methyltransferase, whose translation MKKSSGQMPFLRCLKRIKQRRGHGVHSPFAYGLITNVICSPHLYYAFADIEKEISEKGLNSGFVSGINHLSFRMVNHFNAKNILEINSGKGVNTLFLTAPARDIRCTCVEKRADEIVVAKRLYGELNPKVDLVTTLPAGGKQCYDAIFINLEKESTPAIETLLSLSHQRTFWVLYPIKSSWSKQFWRNIVNDDRLTATFELKGSGVAFLSTAYNKVNYFV comes from the coding sequence TTGAAAAAAAGTAGTGGGCAGATGCCTTTTCTCAGGTGCTTGAAACGGATAAAACAGCGGAGAGGACATGGTGTACACTCACCCTTCGCTTATGGGCTGATCACTAATGTAATCTGTTCACCTCATTTATACTATGCATTTGCCGATATTGAGAAGGAGATATCGGAGAAAGGGCTCAACAGCGGTTTCGTCTCCGGAATCAATCATCTCTCTTTTCGGATGGTTAACCATTTTAATGCTAAAAATATCCTGGAAATTAATTCGGGCAAGGGAGTGAATACCCTTTTCCTTACAGCCCCTGCACGCGATATTCGCTGTACCTGCGTTGAGAAGAGGGCTGATGAGATTGTTGTTGCAAAGCGCCTTTATGGGGAGTTAAACCCGAAGGTTGACTTAGTTACAACCCTACCTGCTGGCGGGAAACAGTGTTACGATGCGATTTTCATCAACCTGGAGAAAGAGAGTACGCCAGCCATAGAGACACTCTTGTCGTTGAGTCATCAACGTACATTTTGGGTGCTTTATCCGATTAAAAGCAGTTGGAGCAAACAATTTTGGAGAAATATCGTTAATGATGATAGATTGACAGCGACGTTTGAACTGAAAGGTTCCGGAGTGGCTTTCTTAAGTACAGCTTATAACAAGGTAAACTATTTTGTGTAA
- the dnaE gene encoding DNA polymerase III subunit alpha — protein MHHFVHLHVHSQYSLLDGQASIQRLIDKAAEDGMKAIALTDHGAMYGIKEFLNYASRKNAPLNAEIKKLKKEIDALAKSGEAPDKRQQLNDKLSETKRKLFKPIVGCECYLARRNRFLQTDKIDGSGWHLVVLAKNLQGYKNLIKIVSKSWTEGFYYRPRIDKELLEQYHEGLIVSSACLGGEISRKIDDGRINEAEEAVKWYKSVFGDDYYLELQRHKTDRPDADRTTYLKQERVNSEMIRIARKYDVKLIATNDVHFVNEEDADAHDRLICLSTGKDFDDPDRMRYTKQEWLKTTEEMNRIFSDIPEALTNTLEIADKVEFYSIDHPPLMPFYPINPQFGTEELYKQKYSEKDLIEEFGEKTFHRLGDYDKVIRIKLEAEYLTHLTKKGAEKRYGKDLSEEIVERLKFELDTIKNMGFPGYFLIVQDFINAAREMGVAVGPGRGSAAGSAVAYCLQITDIDPLKYDLLFERFLNPDRISMPDIDIDFDDEGRGKVLRWVTEKYGNERVAHIITYGTMATKSSIRDVARVHKLPLSESNRLAKLVPDRIPNVKKINLKTAIENVPELKEAANSSDPLVRDTLRYAEMLEGNVRNTGVHACGVIIGQTDISDVVPISTAEDKETKETLLVTQYEGSVIEETGLIKMDFLGLKTLSIIKDALTNIELNRGIKVDINSIDMDDAPTYRLYCNGQTTGTFQFESAGMQKYLKELQPSKFEDLIAMNALYRPGPMDYIPTFIARKQGRQEITYDLPIMEKYLSETYGITVYQEQVMLLSRLLAGFTRGQSDELRKAMGKKLIDKMTALKEKFLAGGKKNGYAEKTLNKIWNDWEKFASYAFNKSHATCYSWVAYQTAWLKANYTSEYMAAVLSNNLNNITEITKFMDECKAMDINVLCPDVNESFLKFSVNKEGDIRFGLAAIKSVGQGAVVDIIDERTKNGPFKDIFDFVERVNLSSCNKKTIEALALSGAFDSLQGITREQFLAVNSKGEEFMDTLIRYGNKYQLDKMESINSLFGDDSSFQIAHPEIPQAASWSDMERLNKERELIGIYLSAHPLDDYEFILKHVCNADTLKLQDLDSLNGKDITFGGMVTAVREGQTRRGSPYTIFKIEDYSGSYEIALFSEDSVNFGRYARNGLSVYIEGRVQPKRFRQDELEVKISSISLLSEVKDKLISKITLQIPLSELDDTTVAELSALVKNNSGNSLLYFQIIGKESHMNIELFSRPARIGVNKNFIDYLKNNLTIDFKIN, from the coding sequence ATGCACCATTTTGTACATTTACACGTTCACTCCCAGTATTCGTTGCTTGACGGGCAGGCAAGCATTCAGCGCCTTATAGACAAGGCTGCAGAAGACGGCATGAAAGCTATTGCGCTTACCGATCACGGAGCAATGTACGGAATCAAAGAATTCCTTAATTATGCTTCCAGAAAAAATGCTCCATTAAATGCAGAGATCAAAAAGCTGAAAAAAGAGATCGACGCACTGGCAAAAAGCGGTGAAGCACCGGATAAACGACAACAGCTGAACGACAAGCTGTCTGAAACAAAGAGAAAACTATTTAAGCCTATTGTCGGATGTGAGTGTTATCTGGCACGACGTAACCGTTTTTTACAAACCGACAAGATTGACGGTAGCGGATGGCATCTGGTTGTCCTGGCAAAAAATCTGCAGGGTTACAAAAATCTCATAAAGATTGTTTCCAAAAGCTGGACTGAAGGTTTTTACTACCGTCCGCGCATCGATAAAGAGTTGCTTGAACAATATCACGAAGGCCTTATTGTTTCATCCGCCTGTCTTGGTGGTGAGATATCAAGAAAAATTGACGATGGCCGGATAAATGAAGCTGAAGAAGCGGTGAAGTGGTATAAAAGTGTTTTTGGAGACGATTACTACCTGGAGTTGCAACGCCACAAAACAGACCGTCCCGATGCTGACCGGACAACTTATCTAAAACAGGAAAGGGTAAACAGTGAAATGATTCGCATTGCGCGAAAATATGACGTGAAGCTGATAGCCACTAACGACGTTCACTTTGTGAACGAAGAGGATGCCGATGCACACGACCGCCTAATTTGCCTGAGTACCGGAAAAGATTTTGACGATCCTGACAGGATGCGGTACACCAAGCAGGAGTGGCTGAAAACGACCGAAGAGATGAACCGCATATTCTCAGATATCCCCGAAGCGTTAACCAACACTCTGGAGATTGCCGACAAGGTTGAGTTCTATTCTATTGATCACCCTCCGCTGATGCCTTTTTACCCTATTAATCCGCAGTTTGGGACCGAGGAGCTGTACAAACAGAAATATTCCGAAAAAGACTTGATCGAGGAGTTTGGAGAAAAGACCTTCCACCGATTGGGAGACTATGACAAAGTAATCCGAATCAAGCTGGAAGCCGAATATCTGACACACCTGACAAAAAAGGGGGCAGAGAAGCGATATGGAAAAGATCTCAGTGAAGAGATAGTGGAACGATTGAAATTCGAGCTGGACACTATCAAGAATATGGGATTTCCCGGATATTTTCTCATTGTTCAGGATTTCATCAATGCTGCCAGGGAGATGGGTGTAGCCGTAGGGCCGGGACGAGGGTCAGCCGCGGGGTCGGCCGTAGCCTACTGCCTGCAGATTACTGATATCGATCCTCTGAAATACGACCTTCTGTTCGAACGTTTCCTCAATCCCGACCGTATCTCAATGCCCGATATAGATATCGATTTTGATGATGAAGGTCGGGGGAAAGTACTTCGCTGGGTGACAGAAAAATATGGTAATGAGAGGGTTGCGCACATTATTACATATGGGACAATGGCCACAAAATCCTCAATACGTGATGTGGCGCGGGTACACAAACTACCGCTTTCGGAATCGAACAGGCTGGCAAAGCTGGTGCCGGACAGGATCCCGAACGTAAAAAAGATCAATCTGAAAACAGCAATCGAAAATGTGCCCGAACTAAAGGAGGCTGCCAATAGCAGCGACCCTCTGGTGAGAGATACTCTCAGGTATGCGGAGATGCTTGAGGGCAATGTCAGAAACACAGGCGTTCATGCCTGTGGAGTAATAATTGGTCAAACAGACATATCTGATGTTGTACCCATAAGTACTGCCGAAGATAAAGAGACAAAAGAGACTCTCCTGGTGACGCAATACGAAGGGTCGGTAATTGAGGAGACAGGGCTGATAAAAATGGACTTCCTCGGTTTGAAGACCCTCTCTATAATTAAAGATGCACTTACCAACATAGAGCTGAATCGCGGTATCAAAGTCGATATAAACAGCATCGACATGGACGATGCCCCAACTTACAGACTTTATTGCAATGGGCAAACCACCGGGACATTTCAGTTTGAGTCGGCAGGGATGCAAAAGTATCTGAAAGAGCTACAACCAAGCAAATTTGAAGACCTCATTGCCATGAACGCGCTCTACCGACCCGGACCAATGGATTACATCCCTACTTTTATCGCACGGAAGCAAGGCAGGCAGGAGATTACCTACGACCTGCCCATCATGGAGAAATACCTGAGCGAAACCTACGGGATAACAGTCTACCAGGAGCAGGTGATGCTTCTTTCACGACTGCTGGCAGGATTCACGAGAGGCCAGTCTGATGAGTTGCGCAAAGCTATGGGCAAGAAGCTTATAGATAAGATGACAGCACTGAAGGAGAAGTTTCTTGCAGGAGGCAAGAAAAACGGGTATGCCGAAAAAACCCTTAATAAAATATGGAACGACTGGGAGAAGTTTGCCTCATACGCCTTTAACAAGTCGCACGCTACATGTTACTCCTGGGTGGCCTACCAAACAGCGTGGCTAAAAGCCAACTACACTTCCGAATATATGGCTGCGGTACTCTCCAACAACCTGAACAATATTACGGAGATCACCAAGTTTATGGACGAATGTAAAGCTATGGACATAAATGTCCTCTGCCCCGACGTAAATGAGTCGTTCCTTAAATTTTCCGTAAACAAAGAGGGCGATATACGCTTTGGCCTTGCTGCCATAAAGAGTGTGGGGCAGGGAGCTGTTGTCGATATCATTGATGAGCGGACAAAGAACGGCCCTTTCAAAGATATATTCGATTTTGTGGAGCGTGTCAACCTCTCCTCTTGCAACAAAAAAACCATTGAAGCTTTGGCTCTTTCAGGAGCTTTTGACTCACTTCAGGGGATAACCAGAGAGCAGTTTCTCGCTGTAAACAGCAAGGGCGAGGAGTTTATGGACACTCTTATCCGTTACGGGAATAAGTATCAGCTTGATAAGATGGAATCGATAAATTCACTGTTCGGAGATGACTCATCATTCCAGATCGCACACCCCGAAATTCCCCAGGCAGCAAGCTGGTCTGACATGGAGAGGCTTAACAAGGAGAGAGAGCTTATCGGCATTTATCTATCTGCTCACCCTCTTGACGATTATGAGTTTATACTGAAGCATGTATGCAATGCCGATACGTTGAAATTGCAGGATCTTGACTCTCTGAACGGGAAGGATATAACCTTCGGAGGAATGGTAACCGCCGTGCGTGAAGGACAAACCAGAAGAGGTTCACCTTACACTATTTTCAAGATTGAAGATTATTCGGGGAGTTACGAAATTGCACTCTTCAGTGAAGACAGCGTAAATTTCGGCAGGTACGCGCGCAACGGGCTCTCAGTTTATATTGAAGGGAGAGTACAGCCAAAACGCTTCCGTCAGGATGAACTTGAGGTAAAAATATCATCTATATCTCTTTTGTCTGAGGTTAAGGACAAACTTATTTCAAAGATTACGTTACAAATCCCGCTTTCAGAGTTAGATGACACTACGGTGGCGGAATTATCAGCTTTAGTTAAAAACAATTCGGGAAATTCGTTGTTATATTTCCAGATAATCGGGAAAGAGTCTCATATGAATATAGAGTTGTTTTCACGCCCAGCAAGAATCGGGGTAAACAAGAATTTCATCGATTATCTGAAGAATAATTTGACTATCGACTTTAAAATAAACTAA
- the porV gene encoding type IX secretion system outer membrane channel protein PorV produces MNNVTCALLLCSMLFCQSLRLYSQDYNPIPVAMPSLQIAPDARGGGMGDIGAATMPDVYSQHWNAAKYPFISGSGGVAFSYTPWLSKLVSDINLLYASGYRKFGNDNLNAVSASFRYFSLGSIDIPDLNGDFWQSVSPHEFAIDVAYSRKLTETFSGAVTLRYIRADYSTGDDETTPGKAFAADISGYNESYIYLGRSETLLGFGFNISNIGSKISYDGGTTSMFLPANLRMGVSLGYPIDPKNTLSLSFDVNKLLVPTPKLPEDGETPDEVQKRIDDYNNISSIGGVFKSFADAPGGFKEELQEVTLSLGAEYVYDNQFFVRAGYYNENEYKGSRRFFAFGGGFKKNAFQVDAAYLVSTAQTNPLDQTLRISLGFDIEGIMNLMR; encoded by the coding sequence ATGAATAATGTAACTTGTGCTTTGCTGCTTTGCAGTATGTTGTTTTGTCAGAGCCTCCGTTTGTATTCGCAGGATTACAACCCTATTCCTGTTGCAATGCCCTCTTTACAGATAGCTCCCGATGCAAGAGGCGGAGGAATGGGAGATATTGGTGCGGCAACGATGCCCGACGTATACTCCCAACATTGGAACGCGGCTAAATATCCTTTCATCTCAGGCAGTGGAGGGGTTGCTTTTTCTTACACTCCCTGGTTGAGTAAGCTTGTTAGCGATATTAATTTGCTCTATGCTTCCGGATACAGGAAATTTGGGAATGACAACCTGAATGCTGTCAGCGCTTCGTTTCGTTATTTCTCACTTGGCAGTATAGATATTCCGGATCTGAATGGAGATTTCTGGCAAAGTGTCTCGCCACACGAGTTTGCTATTGATGTGGCTTATTCAAGAAAACTCACGGAGACTTTTTCTGGTGCGGTGACACTCAGATATATCCGCGCCGACTACTCGACAGGAGATGATGAGACAACTCCCGGAAAGGCTTTTGCTGCAGATATATCAGGTTACAACGAATCTTATATTTATCTGGGGCGTTCAGAAACATTGCTAGGATTTGGGTTCAACATTTCAAATATAGGCTCAAAAATCTCATATGATGGTGGTACCACATCAATGTTTCTCCCTGCAAATCTCAGGATGGGTGTATCCTTGGGATATCCTATTGACCCGAAGAATACTTTATCGCTCAGTTTTGATGTCAATAAACTGCTTGTGCCTACTCCAAAGTTGCCTGAGGACGGTGAGACGCCCGATGAGGTACAGAAACGAATTGACGACTATAACAATATCTCTTCCATAGGTGGTGTTTTTAAATCGTTTGCTGATGCACCAGGTGGTTTCAAAGAGGAGTTGCAGGAGGTCACGTTGTCTCTGGGAGCGGAATATGTATACGACAATCAGTTCTTTGTCCGTGCCGGTTATTACAATGAAAACGAATATAAGGGCAGCCGCCGGTTCTTTGCATTTGGCGGAGGTTTCAAAAAAAACGCTTTCCAGGTTGATGCTGCCTATCTCGTATCAACTGCACAGACGAACCCGTTGGACCAGACTTTACGCATATCACTTGGTTTTGATATCGAAGGTATAATGAATTTAATGAGGTAA
- the trxA gene encoding thioredoxin, producing MALEITDATLEKVLQTDKLVIIDFWAEWCGPCKMVGPIIDQISEEYKDKVVVGKLDVDNNDEATSRFGIRNIPTILFIKGGEVVDKVVGAGPKNTFTSKIDKLL from the coding sequence ATGGCTCTTGAGATTACAGACGCAACTCTGGAAAAAGTGTTGCAGACAGACAAGCTGGTAATTATCGACTTTTGGGCTGAATGGTGTGGCCCTTGCAAAATGGTAGGACCAATCATTGATCAAATCAGCGAAGAATACAAAGACAAAGTGGTTGTAGGCAAACTCGATGTTGACAATAACGATGAAGCAACATCCAGATTCGGCATACGCAATATACCAACCATCCTTTTTATCAAAGGAGGAGAGGTTGTTGACAAAGTGGTTGGTGCAGGCCCAAAAAACACCTTCACTTCTAAAATAGATAAGCTGCTTTAG
- the ispF gene encoding 2-C-methyl-D-erythritol 2,4-cyclodiphosphate synthase codes for MNIRIGFGYDMHRLQEGRELWIGGVKIAYRMGLEGHSDADVLIHAICDALLGAANLRDIGYHFPDTSPEFKDAGSAILLKKCSGLLEKHGYYVGNIDATVCAEQPKLNPFIPSMQQTLANVIGVETDSISIKATTSEKMGFVGREEGITAYAVALIEKK; via the coding sequence ATGAATATACGAATAGGATTCGGTTATGATATGCATCGCCTTCAAGAAGGAAGAGAGTTGTGGATAGGTGGTGTGAAAATAGCCTACAGAATGGGATTGGAGGGACATTCAGACGCAGACGTTCTTATTCATGCCATATGTGATGCATTGCTTGGTGCTGCTAATCTACGTGATATTGGCTATCATTTCCCGGACACATCTCCCGAATTCAAAGATGCCGGCAGCGCCATACTGTTGAAAAAGTGCTCCGGGTTGCTTGAGAAGCACGGATATTATGTGGGCAATATCGACGCCACTGTTTGTGCAGAGCAGCCTAAGCTCAATCCCTTTATTCCTTCTATGCAGCAAACGCTTGCCAATGTTATCGGGGTGGAAACAGATAGCATCTCCATTAAAGCCACTACCTCTGAGAAAATGGGTTTTGTGGGCCGGGAAGAGGGTATTACTGCTTATGCAGTGGCTTTAATTGAAAAAAAGTAG
- a CDS encoding sulfatase family protein, with amino-acid sequence MDPSYTKLIYPLAGAAVLASCSVSKNENLSKPLNIVYIMTDDHTRQMMSCYDSRHVETPNLDRIAENGVRFTNAYVANSISAPSRACLLTGKHSHKNGKIDNISSFDGDQQTVQQLLKQAGYQTAMIGKWHLDSQPTNFDHWEILPGQGSYYNPDFITPEGRKRYNGYVTNIITDLSLNWLDNERDKDKPFVLFLHHKVAHRNWMADTTHLKLYEDKTFELPSNFYDNYEGRVAAQQQEMSIASDHDMDIVNDLKMLKPGVKTRLSNAYEHGEYARLDSAQKVAWDNHYQPIIDEFYAAGLTGKELAEWKYQRYMRDYAKTIKSLDENIGRVLDYLEENNMLENTVIFYTSDQGFYMGEHGWFDKRFMYEESFSTPLVMQLPSRFKKRGIIDALVQNIDFAPTMLELAGVEVPSDIQGASLLPLLKNSKAPRGWRKSLYYHYYEFPGEHAVKRHYGVKTERYKLIHFYDNIDEWELFDLHADPAEMNNLYGKKGYEDITRDLRAELKRLQESYDDPIRHKFPL; translated from the coding sequence ATGGATCCGTCTTATACAAAACTTATTTATCCTCTCGCGGGAGCTGCCGTGCTTGCATCCTGTAGTGTAAGCAAAAATGAGAACCTGTCCAAGCCATTAAACATAGTATATATCATGACCGACGACCACACCCGTCAGATGATGAGCTGCTATGATAGCCGTCATGTTGAGACCCCAAATCTGGATAGGATCGCCGAAAATGGAGTCAGGTTTACAAACGCGTATGTAGCTAACTCCATCTCCGCACCAAGCCGGGCATGCCTGTTAACAGGGAAGCACAGTCACAAGAACGGAAAAATAGATAATATATCATCTTTCGACGGGGACCAGCAGACTGTGCAACAGCTGCTTAAACAAGCCGGATATCAGACAGCCATGATCGGGAAATGGCATCTGGACAGTCAGCCTACCAACTTCGATCACTGGGAAATACTCCCCGGCCAGGGGAGCTACTACAATCCCGACTTCATCACTCCTGAAGGGAGGAAGCGCTATAACGGTTACGTCACAAACATAATTACCGATTTAAGCCTCAACTGGCTGGATAATGAGCGCGACAAAGATAAGCCTTTCGTACTGTTCCTCCACCACAAGGTAGCGCACCGTAACTGGATGGCCGATACAACACACTTAAAACTGTATGAAGATAAAACATTTGAGCTCCCGTCAAACTTTTACGACAACTACGAAGGGCGCGTCGCGGCACAGCAGCAGGAGATGAGCATTGCAAGCGATCACGACATGGATATTGTTAATGACCTGAAGATGCTGAAGCCAGGAGTAAAAACCCGTCTATCCAATGCCTATGAACACGGTGAGTATGCTCGACTGGATTCAGCACAAAAAGTTGCCTGGGACAACCACTACCAGCCAATAATAGATGAGTTCTATGCTGCCGGGCTAACTGGAAAAGAACTGGCAGAGTGGAAATACCAACGCTATATGCGCGATTATGCAAAGACTATTAAGTCGCTTGATGAAAACATTGGACGAGTATTAGACTATCTTGAGGAGAACAACATGCTCGAGAACACGGTAATTTTCTACACTTCCGACCAGGGATTTTATATGGGAGAGCATGGTTGGTTTGACAAACGGTTTATGTATGAAGAGTCGTTCAGCACTCCTCTTGTTATGCAGCTTCCTTCCCGATTCAAAAAACGAGGTATTATTGATGCGCTGGTACAAAATATAGATTTTGCACCCACAATGCTGGAGCTGGCAGGAGTTGAAGTTCCATCAGACATACAGGGGGCCTCACTTCTGCCTCTGCTTAAAAACAGTAAAGCACCGCGGGGATGGCGAAAGTCGCTCTACTACCATTACTACGAATTTCCTGGTGAACATGCGGTAAAGCGCCATTACGGAGTAAAAACAGAACGTTACAAACTCATTCACTTTTATGACAATATTGATGAGTGGGAGTTATTTGACCTGCATGCCGATCCGGCGGAAATGAATAATCTTTATGGAAAGAAAGGTTATGAAGATATCACCCGGGATCTGCGGGCAGAACTGAAAAGGCTACAGGAGTCTTATGACGATCCGATACGTCATAAGTTCCCTCTGTGA
- a CDS encoding redox-sensing transcriptional repressor Rex, translating to MSGQIYTPKIPEPALRRLPWYLSYVKLLKSQGETIVSSTQIAKKIGVSASQIAKDLSYVDISGKTRVGYDVDVLINVLETFLGFNNTHKAVVFGVGSLGAALLSDSGLEQYGLKIIAGFDVKESIVNKKIHNIQVFYSGEFFERNKEIGAEIGILTVPPGAAQEVSEYMIRGGIKGIWNFTPFRIRVPEEVVLQNTSLYAHLAVMFNRLNS from the coding sequence ATGTCAGGCCAGATATACACCCCGAAAATACCCGAACCGGCACTCAGGCGCCTCCCCTGGTACTTGTCGTACGTTAAATTACTTAAAAGCCAGGGAGAAACAATTGTATCTTCTACGCAAATTGCGAAAAAGATAGGTGTTTCAGCATCTCAGATTGCCAAGGATCTCTCCTATGTGGATATAAGCGGAAAGACGAGGGTTGGTTATGATGTTGACGTGCTTATAAATGTATTGGAGACATTCCTGGGTTTTAACAACACTCACAAAGCAGTTGTATTTGGTGTTGGAAGCCTGGGAGCCGCATTGTTGTCGGATTCCGGCTTGGAGCAATATGGTTTGAAGATTATTGCCGGATTTGATGTGAAAGAGTCGATAGTAAACAAGAAGATACATAATATTCAAGTATTTTATTCTGGTGAATTTTTTGAAAGGAACAAAGAAATTGGGGCAGAGATAGGGATACTGACCGTACCTCCAGGTGCTGCCCAGGAGGTGTCTGAATACATGATTCGCGGTGGAATAAAGGGTATATGGAATTTCACTCCGTTCAGGATTCGCGTCCCGGAGGAAGTTGTTCTTCAGAATACTTCGTTGTATGCTCATCTGGCAGTCATGTTTAATCGCCTGAATTCATGA
- a CDS encoding fumarylacetoacetate hydrolase family protein, whose amino-acid sequence MKIFAVGLNYASHNKEMERTFVSKEPVIFMKPDTALLKDGKPFFLPGFSDEIHYETELVVKIDRLGKNIGERFAHRYYDEITVGIDFTARDLQRKQKELGLPWEIAKSFDCSAVIGEFISKSEVADLGNVHFHLDINSKTVQQGNTNEMIYSVDKIISYISRFFTLKIGDLVFTGTPAGIGPVSVNDHLQGYIEDRKLLDFSVK is encoded by the coding sequence ATGAAAATTTTTGCTGTTGGCCTTAACTACGCTTCACACAATAAAGAGATGGAGCGTACGTTTGTTAGTAAGGAGCCTGTTATTTTCATGAAGCCTGATACAGCCCTGCTGAAAGACGGGAAACCGTTTTTTCTTCCTGGCTTCTCTGATGAGATTCATTACGAAACGGAACTGGTAGTGAAAATTGACAGATTGGGAAAAAATATTGGCGAACGATTTGCACACCGTTATTACGATGAGATAACGGTAGGTATTGATTTTACAGCTCGTGACCTGCAAAGGAAGCAGAAAGAGCTTGGGTTGCCGTGGGAGATAGCAAAAAGCTTCGATTGTTCGGCTGTTATTGGTGAGTTCATCTCTAAAAGTGAGGTTGCCGACTTGGGTAACGTGCATTTCCATCTTGATATCAACAGCAAGACTGTTCAACAGGGGAATACAAACGAGATGATATACTCGGTGGACAAGATAATTTCATATATTAGCCGGTTCTTTACTCTGAAAATAGGGGACCTGGTTTTTACCGGTACCCCGGCAGGTATAGGGCCGGTGAGCGTTAACGATCATCTGCAGGGTTATATTGAGGACAGAAAGCTGCTGGATTTCAGTGTGAAATGA
- a CDS encoding cob(I)yrinic acid a,c-diamide adenosyltransferase, protein MKKSLVYTKTGDKGATSLVGGTRVSKTHIRLESYGTLDELNSHIGWLSCEIKDKEHRDFLLFLQHKLFDIGSYLATETESKPPDESVIIKAKDITRIEEQIDKIDNTLPKLNRFVLPGGNEPAARAHICRTIARRAERNAYSVAEEYPVTAEVLIFLNRLSDYFFVLARSECSRTSEELYWEKGDI, encoded by the coding sequence ATGAAAAAAAGTTTGGTATATACAAAGACCGGCGACAAGGGTGCCACTTCGCTGGTGGGAGGCACCCGGGTTAGCAAGACGCATATTCGTCTTGAGTCCTATGGAACACTGGATGAACTGAATAGTCATATCGGATGGCTTAGCTGCGAGATAAAGGACAAGGAACATCGCGACTTTCTTCTGTTTCTTCAGCACAAGCTGTTTGACATAGGCTCATATCTGGCTACTGAGACTGAAAGCAAACCACCAGATGAGAGTGTAATTATTAAGGCGAAAGATATTACACGTATTGAGGAGCAGATTGATAAAATAGATAATACTCTTCCAAAGCTTAACCGTTTTGTTCTGCCGGGTGGTAATGAGCCTGCAGCAAGAGCGCATATTTGCCGCACCATAGCACGCCGGGCCGAACGTAATGCCTACAGTGTGGCCGAAGAATACCCTGTTACAGCTGAGGTATTGATTTTTCTGAACAGGCTTTCCGACTACTTCTTCGTACTCGCAAGAAGCGAATGCAGCAGGACATCTGAAGAATTATACTGGGAGAAGGGAGATATATAA